From Mugil cephalus isolate CIBA_MC_2020 chromosome 4, CIBA_Mcephalus_1.1, whole genome shotgun sequence:
GGGACGGCTCTCCTTTTTAAAAGACTTTAATAGAATCTCCTGGAACTCTGAGATGACACAGAGGACTTGGTGATTGTGCCACCGTAACCACCGGAGCTTCCATATCCACCGGAGCTTCCATATCCACCAGAGCTGGACACTggagaaagcaaaacaaatgagacagtgttattatttatctttctgcCTCTTCTGCTGGTTCATGTACAATATTTGTTGTAGAAAATCCGAAATGTCCCACCTCCGGAGCTCTGCTGCACGTGGATGGTGGCGTTGGATCCACCGCTGGCCAGTCTAATGAAGGAATAGGGGATGGTTAGTGCTTAGACATTAACCTGGCACCCATAAATCTGCAAATAAGTAAGTTAATCCCACCTGGTCTCCTCTCCTTCCAACAGTTTCCTGTAGGTGGCGATCTCAATGTCCAGGGCGAGCTTGACGTTCATCAGCTCCTGGTATTCGCGCACCTGGCGGGCCATGTCCTGCTTGGCTCTCTGCAGAGCGTCTTCCAGGTCCTTGATGCGGAGCTTGGCATCCTTCACTGCCAGCTCACCGCGCTCCTCAGCCTCTGCGATCTGAGCCTCAAGGTTGGCCCTCTGTGGAAGgtcacacattatttttaaaaaatgcacgtCTCTCTAATCAATGAGTTTCGATCGATGAAGTTCGCAAAATGTACCTGTCCCTTAACGGCCTCAATCTCGTTCTGGAGACGGGCGATCATGCGGTTCAGCTCAGCGATCTCAGCCTTGGTTGAGCGCAGGTCATCTCCGTACTGGCCAGCAGAGGTCTGCATCTCCTCATACTGTTATGAAAAATACCAACGTGTATTGAGAACGTGATGACATTTGGGCACGATATCATCAAAGCTGGTTTTTCGTTTTATTCCTCTCACCTTCTGCTTGTACCAGGTCTCTGCTTCAGCCTTGCTGCGGTTGGCAATGTCCTCATACTGGGCACGCACTTCAGCCACAATGGAGTCCATGTCGAGGTTGCGGCTGTTGTCCATCTCCACGATGACAGAGGTGTCCTTGATCTGGCTCTGCAGCTCACGGAGCTCCTACACAACATTGCAGATGAAAAATGGTGAACTGTTTGCAGGATTGTGAAATGTCAATTGGTCAAATCGAAAAAACACTGGCAACTGTACTTACAGCCTCGTAGATGGCCCTGAGGAAGTTGATCTCATCCTGAAGAGCATCAACCTTGGCTTCCAGCTCAACCTTGTTCATGTAGGCGGCATCGACATCCTGGAAATAGTGTACGAATAAGATGAAGTTACAACTGGCAGCGGTTAAATCACACGATACATATTAATAATAAACGGGATATTTTCTCACCTTCTTCAGGAGCACAAACTCGTTCTCAGCAGCTGCACGCTTGTTGATTTCATCCTCGTACCTGTTGGAACGGCAACGTTCATCTTAGTACAACAGCACAAGATTGTatgtaaacatgtgtaaaaACCACGTCTTTTAAACACTGACTTCTGCTTGAAGTCCTCAACAAGGCCCTGCATGTTCTTCAGCTCTCCCTCCAGCTTCATCTTCTCATTGCCCAGCCCGTCGAGCTGTCTGCGCAGGTTGGAAATGTAGGCCTCAAACATGCCATCGATGTTGGAGCGGGTGGTGGTCTGGTCCTGCAGGAGGCTCCACTTGGTCTCCAGcatcttgttctgctgctccaGGAAACGGACCTGCGGAGACACAAGACAGAAGGTGAATTATCAGATGGTA
This genomic window contains:
- the LOC125006827 gene encoding intermediate filament protein ON3-like, yielding MMMRKAQSVTSSSGTTRRSYATPVSSTYSTRQSFSSGGGYGGGRSLGFSSASMTSAPMPITAVQVNQSLLAPLNLEIDPTIQAVRNQEKEQIKTLNNRFASFIDKVRFLEQQNKMLETKWSLLQDQTTTRSNIDGMFEAYISNLRRQLDGLGNEKMKLEGELKNMQGLVEDFKQKYEDEINKRAAAENEFVLLKKDVDAAYMNKVELEAKVDALQDEINFLRAIYEAELRELQSQIKDTSVIVEMDNSRNLDMDSIVAEVRAQYEDIANRSKAEAETWYKQKYEEMQTSAGQYGDDLRSTKAEIAELNRMIARLQNEIEAVKGQRANLEAQIAEAEERGELAVKDAKLRIKDLEDALQRAKQDMARQVREYQELMNVKLALDIEIATYRKLLEGEETRLASGGSNATIHVQQSSGVSSSGGYGSSGGYGSSGGYGGTITKSSVSSQSSRRFY